The following coding sequences are from one uncultured Bacteroides sp. window:
- a CDS encoding rhamnogalacturonan lyase: MMKRKCIWIAMFALMLASSIFAQPAYDFSKLKRESLGRGVVAVRESTSTVFVSWRYLSSDPMNTSFNVYRDGKKINKKPITEGTFYRDSYTGSTKALYTVEAVTIKGQILPKGSFSLAAKAPIGYLNIPLDRPRGGITPTGQEFTYSPNDASIGDVDGDGEYEIILKWDPSNAHDNSQNGYTGPVFLDCYRLDGTRLWRINMGRNIRAGAHYTQFMVFDLDGDNRAEVVMKTSDGTVDGKGKVIGDAKADYRNENGRILTGNEFLTVFSGLTGEALYTTNYVPERGDVMGWGDDHANRSDRFLACVAYLDGVHPSVVMCRGYYTRTVLAAFDWNGKDLKQRWVFDSNKPEWIKYAGQGNHNLRIGDVDGDGCDEIMYGACAIDNDGRGLYSTGMGHGDALHMTQFDPSTAKLQVWDCHENKRDGSSFRDAATGEISWQVKSPTDVGRAMAADIDPTNWGVEMWSSDSKGIRNIKGEVVNPNMHHLSMNMAVWWNGDLLRELLDKNVVSKYNWKSGKCFPLAVFEGCLSNNGTKATPCLQGDVIGDWREEVLLRTADNTALRLYVSTIPTIYRFHTFLEDPIYRISIATENVAYNQPTQPGFYFGPDLKTGVFRGYQFK; the protein is encoded by the coding sequence ATGATGAAAAGGAAATGTATATGGATAGCAATGTTTGCTCTTATGTTAGCGAGCAGTATTTTTGCCCAACCTGCCTATGATTTTTCAAAGTTAAAAAGAGAGAGTCTAGGACGTGGGGTGGTAGCTGTGCGTGAATCAACTTCCACAGTATTTGTTTCATGGAGATATCTCTCTTCTGACCCGATGAATACTTCTTTTAATGTGTATCGGGATGGCAAAAAAATAAATAAGAAACCAATAACGGAAGGTACTTTTTATAGAGATAGTTATACTGGGTCAACTAAAGCTCTTTATACAGTTGAGGCGGTGACAATAAAGGGACAGATTTTGCCGAAGGGCAGTTTCTCACTTGCTGCAAAGGCGCCTATTGGTTATTTGAATATTCCTCTGGATAGACCAAGAGGGGGAATTACTCCGACGGGACAAGAGTTTACCTATTCACCCAATGATGCGAGTATTGGCGATGTAGACGGGGACGGAGAATATGAGATTATCTTAAAATGGGATCCTTCTAATGCGCATGACAATTCGCAGAATGGATATACAGGTCCTGTCTTTTTGGATTGTTACCGATTGGATGGTACACGTTTGTGGCGCATTAACATGGGGAGAAATATTCGTGCCGGAGCACATTATACGCAGTTCATGGTATTTGACTTGGATGGAGACAATCGGGCTGAGGTAGTGATGAAGACATCGGACGGAACAGTTGATGGTAAAGGGAAGGTGATTGGGGATGCAAAGGCTGACTATCGGAATGAAAATGGTCGTATACTGACTGGTAATGAGTTTCTCACGGTTTTTAGCGGACTGACTGGTGAGGCTTTGTATACGACTAATTATGTACCGGAGCGTGGAGATGTGATGGGATGGGGAGATGATCATGCAAATAGAAGTGATCGTTTTTTGGCTTGTGTGGCCTATCTGGATGGAGTGCATCCTAGTGTGGTGATGTGTCGTGGTTACTATACTCGTACAGTTTTGGCTGCTTTCGACTGGAATGGCAAAGATTTGAAACAACGTTGGGTTTTTGATAGTAATAAGCCGGAGTGGATTAAATATGCCGGACAGGGAAACCACAATCTTCGTATAGGGGATGTAGATGGAGATGGTTGCGATGAAATTATGTATGGAGCTTGTGCTATTGATAATGATGGACGTGGACTTTATTCTACGGGTATGGGGCATGGTGATGCGCTGCACATGACTCAGTTTGATCCTTCAACTGCTAAACTTCAAGTTTGGGATTGTCATGAAAACAAACGGGATGGCTCTTCTTTTCGTGATGCGGCTACCGGCGAGATATCATGGCAGGTAAAGAGTCCGACAGATGTGGGACGTGCCATGGCGGCGGATATTGATCCAACAAACTGGGGGGTTGAGATGTGGTCGTCAGATTCCAAGGGTATCAGAAATATTAAAGGAGAAGTGGTAAATCCAAATATGCATCATTTATCTATGAATATGGCTGTTTGGTGGAATGGTGATTTGTTACGCGAACTTTTAGATAAAAATGTAGTGAGCAAATATAACTGGAAGAGCGGTAAATGCTTTCCGTTAGCTGTTTTTGAAGGATGTTTGTCGAATAATGGAACAAAAGCAACTCCTTGCCTACAAGGGGATGTTATTGGAGATTGGCGTGAAGAAGTCTTGTTACGCACAGCAGACAATACAGCATTGCGGCTTTATGTTTCGACTATTCCTACAATATATCGATTTCATACTTTTCTTGAAGATCCTATTTATCGCATAAGCATTGCTACTGAGAATGTAGCTTATAATCAACCTACGCAGCCGGGCTTTTATTTTGGACCTGATCTGAAAACAGGAGTTTTTCGTGGTTATCAATTCAAGTAA